One genomic segment of [Phormidium] sp. ETS-05 includes these proteins:
- a CDS encoding ABC transporter ATP-binding protein produces MARSRLKKLWGYLRPHWQAELLGIGALLVVNALGVYIPLVIRDAIEQLQVALTFERVMRYVMLILVLTTIMWGIRVASRILLFGVGRVVEFDLKQRIFEHLLNLEPAYFAKNTAGDLINRATSDVDNIRRLLGFAILSLVNTIFAYGLTLPVMLAIDLRLSLLAIAVYPFMLLLVQLFSDKLRAQQLAVQEELSSLSELIQEDISGISLIKIYAQEENERRAFGNRNQRLLGANLSLAKTRTLLFPILAGLASVGLLVLLGFGGKAIASGAISVGDFVALILYVERLVFPTALLGFTITTYQRGEVSIDRVEAIFQVSPKIADAPDAITLPPELVLGRIEARHLSFTFPEAKTPALADISFEISPGETVAIVGPIGSGKSTLANALPRLLDIAPGQLFLDSCDITQIQLHSLRGAIAYVPQESFLFSTTIENNIRYGNPLATEIEVINAAKQAQIHPEILNFPQQYQTLVGERGITLSGGQRQRTALARALLIDAPVLILDDALSSVDNQTATNILQNLSSGRGRKTVIFISHQMSAAATSDRIFVMDSGKIVQTGTHSELMQIPGLYRHLWEQQQLEEMLR; encoded by the coding sequence ATGGCGCGATCGAGACTGAAAAAGCTGTGGGGGTACTTGCGCCCCCACTGGCAAGCGGAACTACTGGGGATAGGGGCGTTGTTAGTAGTCAACGCCTTGGGGGTGTATATTCCCCTGGTGATTCGGGATGCGATCGAGCAGTTGCAAGTAGCTCTCACCTTCGAGCGGGTAATGCGCTATGTGATGCTGATTTTGGTGCTGACTACCATCATGTGGGGCATTAGAGTCGCCTCCCGGATTCTGCTGTTTGGTGTGGGTCGCGTGGTGGAATTCGACTTAAAACAGCGGATTTTTGAGCATTTGCTGAATTTAGAGCCTGCTTATTTTGCCAAAAATACGGCGGGGGATTTAATCAACCGCGCCACTTCTGATGTGGATAATATCCGCCGGTTGCTGGGGTTTGCGATTTTGAGTTTAGTCAATACAATATTTGCCTATGGGTTGACCCTCCCGGTGATGCTGGCGATCGACCTGCGGTTGAGCTTGCTAGCCATTGCCGTTTATCCGTTCATGCTGCTGCTGGTGCAGCTATTCAGCGACAAGCTGCGCGCTCAGCAGCTAGCAGTACAAGAAGAGCTATCCAGTTTGAGCGAATTAATTCAAGAGGATATCAGCGGCATTTCTCTGATTAAAATTTACGCTCAGGAGGAAAACGAGCGCCGCGCTTTTGGGAACAGGAACCAGCGTCTATTGGGGGCAAATTTAAGTTTGGCCAAAACCCGGACTCTGCTGTTCCCCATCTTGGCAGGGTTGGCAAGTGTGGGGTTACTGGTCCTACTGGGGTTTGGCGGGAAAGCGATCGCCTCGGGCGCGATCAGCGTCGGTGATTTTGTCGCCCTCATCCTGTATGTGGAGCGTCTAGTATTTCCCACCGCCTTACTCGGTTTCACCATCACCACCTACCAGCGGGGGGAAGTGAGTATCGATCGGGTAGAAGCGATTTTCCAAGTCAGCCCCAAAATCGCTGACGCCCCTGATGCCATCACATTACCACCAGAGCTGGTTTTGGGTCGCATCGAGGCACGTCACTTGAGTTTTACATTCCCCGAAGCCAAAACTCCCGCTCTGGCGGATATCAGCTTTGAAATTTCCCCGGGAGAAACCGTCGCCATCGTCGGACCGATCGGCTCTGGCAAATCCACCCTCGCCAATGCCTTACCCCGACTCCTGGATATCGCCCCAGGACAACTATTCTTAGACAGTTGCGACATCACCCAAATCCAGTTACACAGCCTGCGGGGTGCCATAGCCTACGTTCCCCAAGAGAGTTTTCTGTTTAGCACCACCATTGAAAACAACATTCGCTATGGCAACCCCCTCGCCACAGAAATTGAAGTGATCAACGCCGCCAAACAAGCCCAAATTCACCCAGAAATTCTCAATTTTCCCCAACAGTATCAAACCCTCGTGGGGGAGCGGGGAATCACCCTCTCTGGGGGGCAAAGGCAGCGCACCGCCTTAGCCAGAGCCTTACTCATCGATGCTCCCGTCTTGATTCTCGATGATGCTTTATCCAGCGTGGACAATCAGACTGCCACTAATATCCTACAAAACCTCTCCTCTGGCAGAGGGCGCAAAACCGTGATTTTCATCTCCCACCAAATGTCCGCCGCCGCCACCAGCGATCGGATTTTCGTCATGGATAGCGGTAAAATCGTGCAAACGGGCACCCACAGCGAACTGATGCAAATCCCCGGACTCTACCGCCACCTCTGGGAGCAGCAACAGCTAGAAGAAATGCTCCGCTAA
- a CDS encoding MAPEG family protein codes for MLLECGVSPLPSLVTIAALLLYFVLILNVGRARVKYQIMPPSVSGNPDFERVLRVQQNTLEHIIIFLPALWLFSYFVSPLWASVLGAAWIVGRALYAWGYYQAPEKRFPGFGLSMLATLALLLGGLGGVILLMIKTGF; via the coding sequence TTGCTGTTGGAGTGTGGCGTGTCTCCCTTACCCAGTTTAGTGACGATCGCGGCTCTGTTACTCTACTTCGTTTTGATTCTCAATGTGGGGCGGGCGCGAGTCAAGTACCAGATTATGCCCCCCTCTGTGTCGGGAAACCCTGATTTTGAGCGTGTATTGCGGGTACAGCAAAACACCCTTGAACACATAATTATCTTTTTGCCCGCCCTGTGGTTATTTTCTTACTTCGTCAGCCCCCTTTGGGCCTCAGTTCTGGGGGCGGCGTGGATTGTGGGACGGGCGTTGTACGCTTGGGGCTATTACCAAGCTCCCGAAAAGCGCTTCCCCGGTTTTGGTCTATCCATGTTAGCCACCTTGGCCCTGTTGCTCGGTGGCCTAGGGGGCGTAATCTTACTTATGATAAAAACTGGGTTTTAG
- a CDS encoding P-loop ATPase, Sll1717 family — MNHSEIKERILINLENAKLAIQELRVQPDAFSGWRIAVVAEEFAGKSLAERKQIVLQGLEAIEIEWLDLLTPAEREWAGVLPIDSTLEDLPLWPEALARSKNPDSIDPSDIVFPSDLDDDLELPLVATFYSLRGGVGRSTALAYTARILASHNRKVLCVDMDLEAPGLAALFGKEGEIKPGQGLLSILLELDRGNRPDIAKHILRLVEAEEIYGLPAGIPDANYARELNFIDPGAWYREERNPLRELMNMLGSELPFKPDVILLDARTGITPLNAPLLFDLADIAIVTFFPHPQTLTGTGALVRALLAARTRRDLPQKLTPDPRFLISPIPASKAPEVVERYQHRSLQWIGEWLAVLERNKPEATKIIPSEIAHFVPYRESIATSDKILNDKDVWQDFEPVAEWLERFLPAPSEQRFSGSMSDAKSQILGELEFSGGTAEYQANFLETFVDAGVINQALTPQIPLVLGRKGTGKTAIFRRLMEDEKQNSVVVLSPAPLKNNRLWVMNPDGFKAIEETLGDTGTSWREFWTVQTCLARHLSRRENRPQPDEALAELLAEEPDSELKALRLVQRLLGVREIGLLARDWLTRIDQSSPPNTLLLWDGLDTGFGNNQADRDRRNEAIEGLFSLVTDMGDNFQALRFKIVLREDIWRRLRFENKSHFFGRSVTLNWANRADFFKVALKQAWRSPKFQEISKQILGTLFLANDNYWMEEQVIQLWNLLVGERMRGGKSAFTRNWVAAAG, encoded by the coding sequence ATGAATCATTCAGAGATAAAAGAGCGCATCCTGATTAACCTAGAGAATGCTAAATTGGCAATTCAGGAATTGCGGGTACAACCGGATGCTTTTTCTGGCTGGCGAATTGCCGTTGTGGCTGAAGAATTTGCTGGAAAATCCCTGGCGGAAAGAAAGCAAATTGTTTTGCAAGGACTTGAGGCAATAGAAATTGAGTGGCTCGATTTGTTAACGCCAGCGGAACGAGAATGGGCGGGGGTGTTGCCGATCGACTCTACTTTAGAAGACTTGCCCCTATGGCCCGAAGCATTAGCACGCAGCAAAAACCCTGACAGTATCGACCCATCAGATATTGTCTTTCCTTCTGATTTAGATGATGACTTAGAACTGCCTCTCGTGGCCACTTTCTATTCCTTGAGGGGAGGGGTGGGTCGTTCCACTGCCCTGGCTTATACGGCTCGAATTCTGGCTAGTCATAATCGCAAGGTTCTCTGTGTGGATATGGATTTAGAAGCGCCGGGATTAGCAGCGCTATTTGGCAAGGAAGGGGAGATAAAACCGGGACAAGGATTGTTATCGATTCTGCTAGAATTAGACCGAGGCAATCGCCCGGATATTGCTAAGCATATTTTGCGCCTTGTTGAGGCTGAGGAAATTTATGGTCTTCCCGCTGGCATTCCTGATGCTAATTACGCCAGGGAGCTGAACTTTATCGATCCGGGAGCTTGGTATCGCGAGGAAAGAAATCCTTTGCGCGAGTTGATGAATATGCTGGGCTCGGAGTTGCCGTTTAAGCCTGATGTGATTTTGCTCGATGCCCGCACGGGGATTACACCTTTAAACGCGCCGCTACTATTTGATTTGGCAGATATCGCGATCGTCACTTTCTTTCCCCACCCCCAAACTTTGACTGGCACTGGGGCGCTGGTGCGGGCTTTGCTTGCGGCTCGAACGAGAAGAGATTTGCCGCAGAAACTGACGCCAGATCCCCGGTTTCTGATTTCGCCGATTCCAGCGAGTAAAGCTCCTGAAGTTGTGGAACGCTACCAGCATCGCTCGCTGCAATGGATTGGCGAATGGCTGGCGGTACTGGAGCGAAACAAGCCAGAAGCGACCAAAATTATTCCTTCGGAAATTGCCCATTTTGTGCCTTACCGAGAATCGATCGCTACCTCAGATAAAATCCTGAACGATAAGGATGTGTGGCAGGACTTTGAACCCGTTGCCGAATGGTTAGAACGGTTCCTCCCTGCACCCAGCGAACAGCGCTTTTCTGGTTCCATGTCCGATGCCAAGAGTCAAATCCTCGGCGAACTAGAATTCTCCGGCGGAACTGCTGAGTATCAAGCTAATTTTCTAGAAACGTTTGTGGATGCAGGGGTGATTAACCAAGCTCTGACTCCCCAAATCCCTTTGGTTTTGGGACGCAAGGGAACTGGAAAAACCGCGATATTTCGCCGGTTGATGGAAGACGAGAAGCAAAACTCTGTGGTGGTTTTGTCTCCGGCTCCGCTTAAAAACAATCGACTTTGGGTGATGAATCCAGACGGTTTCAAGGCGATTGAAGAAACCTTGGGAGATACGGGCACCAGTTGGCGGGAGTTCTGGACGGTGCAAACTTGTCTCGCCCGTCATCTATCCCGACGCGAAAACCGTCCGCAACCCGATGAGGCTCTGGCTGAGTTGTTGGCAGAGGAACCGGATTCAGAACTAAAAGCATTGCGCTTAGTGCAGCGTTTGCTCGGTGTCAGAGAGATTGGACTTTTAGCCAGAGATTGGTTAACACGCATCGACCAAAGTTCCCCGCCCAATACGCTGCTGCTTTGGGATGGTCTTGATACGGGTTTTGGCAATAATCAGGCCGATCGAGACCGGCGTAACGAGGCAATTGAGGGACTATTTTCTTTGGTAACGGATATGGGAGACAATTTCCAAGCTCTCAGATTTAAAATTGTTCTCCGGGAGGATATTTGGCGGCGGCTGCGGTTTGAGAACAAAAGCCACTTTTTTGGCCGATCGGTTACTCTGAATTGGGCAAATAGAGCGGATTTCTTCAAGGTCGCTCTCAAGCAGGCGTGGCGCTCACCTAAGTTTCAGGAAATCTCCAAACAAATATTGGGAACCCTATTTTTGGCTAATGATAACTATTGGATGGAGGAGCAGGTAATCCAGCTCTGGAATTTGTTGGTTGGGGAAAGGATGCGGGGAGGAAAATCGGCTTTCACGCGCAATTGGGTGGCAGCGGCTGGCTGA
- a CDS encoding phosphodiester glycosidase family protein, whose amino-acid sequence MREKNWLPLVVLVVGTTPGCAYLRQQLLPTPAAEMTPEPEDLSSDFEVVAASGGTELYQKGADYVQVIDLSKGAAIQLRNGYVTDPGSGKGAFGGNDPVLTRQTLDEAWAEFSGANPKGFCLTNGQFFRNDQASATATALAFPVKVKGTILTDGYAGDGEYPTEKMMLELWPDQATIKDFDPTSFYSSKADEVIVGLKQDADKQVETSTGRTFVGVKDSNGDGIRETVLIFTSAQATQPQAAEALRYFGAGEVMMLDGGGSTQLICQGKTYIPSDRTIPQTIGVVSAP is encoded by the coding sequence ATGAGGGAAAAAAATTGGCTCCCCTTAGTAGTATTAGTGGTGGGGACAACTCCGGGATGCGCGTATTTACGACAGCAACTGCTCCCCACTCCAGCAGCGGAAATGACGCCAGAACCGGAGGATTTGAGTTCTGATTTTGAAGTAGTTGCCGCATCGGGAGGCACGGAGCTTTACCAAAAAGGTGCGGATTACGTCCAAGTAATTGATTTGAGCAAAGGAGCAGCAATTCAGTTGCGCAATGGCTATGTCACCGATCCAGGGAGCGGCAAAGGGGCTTTCGGAGGCAACGACCCTGTGTTAACCCGCCAAACTCTCGACGAGGCTTGGGCGGAGTTTTCCGGTGCTAATCCCAAAGGTTTTTGCCTGACGAATGGGCAGTTTTTTAGGAACGATCAAGCCTCAGCCACCGCCACGGCTTTAGCGTTTCCGGTGAAAGTGAAAGGAACCATCCTCACCGATGGTTATGCTGGGGATGGGGAGTATCCCACAGAAAAAATGATGCTAGAACTATGGCCAGATCAAGCCACCATCAAAGATTTTGACCCCACATCTTTTTACTCTTCCAAAGCCGATGAAGTGATTGTTGGTTTAAAACAGGATGCCGATAAACAAGTGGAGACCAGCACTGGGCGCACCTTTGTCGGCGTCAAAGATAGCAACGGCGACGGGATCCGGGAAACCGTGCTGATTTTTACTTCTGCCCAAGCTACTCAACCCCAGGCGGCGGAAGCGCTCCGGTATTTCGGTGCTGGGGAAGTGATGATGCTCGATGGGGGCGGTTCCACCCAATTAATTTGTCAGGGCAAAACCTATATCCCGTCCGATCGCACCATTCCCCAAACTATTGGCGTCGTCAGCGCGCCGTAA
- a CDS encoding S-adenosyl-l-methionine hydroxide adenosyltransferase family protein, translating to MLTLLSDFGSKDIYVGVMKGVIASINPNLTLVDITHEIPPQDVAAGRFCLLNAYRYFPPGTVHLAVVDPGVGSRRRSVAVQFDGGFLVGPDNGLLTGVLSEVSIVGAIELTNPEYWRGPEPSHTFHGRDIFAPVAAHLASGVPLAALGRAVAPETLIKLDIPPCHRTGNITGVIQYVDGFGNLITNIRARDIPNQTWSLRAAKHHIPGGRTYSDAPTGQPLALIGSNGWVEIAITRGNARHQLGLKVGDGVVVILN from the coding sequence GTGCTGACCCTGCTAAGTGACTTTGGCAGCAAGGATATTTATGTAGGGGTGATGAAAGGCGTTATCGCCAGCATCAACCCAAACCTGACTTTAGTGGACATCACCCACGAGATACCGCCCCAGGATGTGGCGGCGGGGAGGTTTTGTTTGCTGAATGCTTATCGTTATTTTCCGCCGGGGACCGTGCATCTGGCGGTAGTTGACCCGGGTGTGGGGAGTCGGCGGCGATCGGTCGCGGTACAGTTCGATGGTGGTTTCTTGGTGGGTCCCGATAACGGACTGCTGACGGGGGTTCTCAGTGAGGTGTCAATCGTGGGGGCGATCGAACTGACAAACCCTGAATATTGGCGGGGTCCAGAACCGAGCCATACTTTTCACGGTCGCGATATATTTGCTCCCGTGGCGGCACATTTGGCTAGCGGGGTCCCTTTAGCCGCCTTGGGACGGGCTGTGGCGCCAGAGACTCTGATAAAACTAGACATCCCACCTTGTCACCGCACGGGGAACATTACTGGCGTCATTCAATATGTGGATGGTTTCGGCAACCTGATTACGAATATTCGGGCTAGGGATATCCCCAATCAAACTTGGTCACTGCGAGCGGCGAAGCATCACATCCCTGGGGGCAGAACCTACAGCGATGCTCCCACCGGGCAACCCCTGGCGTTGATTGGCAGCAACGGTTGGGTGGAAATTGCCATTACCAGGGGTAACGCCAGACATCAACTGGGGTTGAAGGTGGGGGATGGGGTGGTAGTTATCCTCAACTGA
- a CDS encoding DUF2470 domain-containing protein: MADPITAAVSDRICKHMNEDHADAVLIYARVFGKLPEATAAEMVAIDPEGMDLNATTTESAITVRIPFDHTLQDSEDAHQTLISMIKQARSTSK, encoded by the coding sequence ATGGCTGACCCCATCACTGCGGCAGTGAGCGATCGCATCTGCAAGCACATGAATGAAGACCACGCCGATGCCGTCCTGATTTACGCCCGCGTCTTCGGTAAACTCCCAGAAGCCACCGCCGCCGAAATGGTCGCGATCGACCCGGAAGGTATGGATCTCAACGCCACCACCACCGAGAGCGCCATCACAGTGCGCATCCCCTTTGACCATACCCTGCAAGATTCAGAAGATGCTCACCAAACCCTCATTTCTATGATTAAACAAGCCCGATCGACCAGCAAATAG
- a CDS encoding zinc metalloprotease HtpX — translation MSDPSEFKKTQESSPFGKAGRGAMAGVKLAMAAVGGNLAVASGVTMTLIFGMVLVLCLAVTLIIDSANPAQGLAIALGVTLLFNTAAFFISPWIMDLTQQWLYHTRWVDMTELESRSPETAAVIARVCSEKQFQPPRLGIIDDQNPTAFTYGSLPNTARLVVSEGLFTYLDDDEIATVYAHELGHIVHWDFAVMTVASTLVQITYLIYTFARRLGRSGGEKAKDAAQTIALVAYIFYIIGTYMLLYLSRTREYFADHFAAETTGNPNALSRALVKIAYGLVEEGKRSKEPSVMMEGTRALGIYDHKAATSTGTAYRIAAAPEQIGRVFSWDLFNPWAWWMELNSTHPLTGKRVRALSTYAEQLGLDVEFDMARTVREGNQLNKGKLYGNFILDLGLYSAPSIGFFAGLVMGVFLSAAGSSLGFIAFPLIGLGIGILIKTLVSYPNYGNAPATDVLTLMSDPYASPLRGKPAQLQGDLIGRGDAGYAFGSDLQMQDRTGLMFLHYCSRFGPIGNFLFGMKKAKSLIGMQVHTVGWFRRGIAPWMDLIELRSDSGTVVNSYHRFWSFLVAGGLTLLGVVLLFV, via the coding sequence ATGTCTGATCCATCAGAATTTAAAAAAACTCAGGAATCGTCCCCCTTCGGCAAAGCCGGAAGAGGGGCAATGGCTGGCGTGAAGCTGGCAATGGCCGCCGTAGGAGGTAATCTCGCCGTTGCCTCCGGTGTCACCATGACCTTAATTTTTGGCATGGTGTTGGTTCTTTGCCTAGCTGTCACCCTGATTATTGATAGTGCCAATCCGGCCCAAGGGCTGGCCATTGCCTTGGGCGTTACCCTGCTTTTCAATACCGCTGCCTTTTTCATCTCCCCCTGGATTATGGATTTAACCCAGCAGTGGCTCTACCACACCCGCTGGGTGGATATGACGGAACTGGAAAGCAGAAGTCCAGAAACGGCAGCAGTTATCGCCCGGGTTTGCTCTGAGAAACAGTTTCAGCCACCCCGTTTGGGCATCATCGATGACCAAAACCCCACTGCCTTTACTTATGGCTCCCTTCCCAACACTGCCCGCTTGGTGGTGAGCGAAGGTTTATTTACTTATCTCGATGATGATGAAATTGCCACGGTTTATGCTCACGAGCTGGGTCATATCGTCCATTGGGATTTCGCGGTGATGACTGTGGCTTCAACTTTGGTGCAGATTACTTATCTGATTTATACTTTTGCTCGCCGTCTGGGCCGATCGGGCGGCGAAAAAGCCAAAGATGCTGCCCAGACTATAGCCTTAGTAGCTTACATTTTTTACATTATCGGCACTTATATGTTGCTGTATCTTTCCCGCACAAGGGAATATTTTGCCGACCACTTCGCCGCTGAAACTACTGGCAACCCTAACGCTCTATCCCGGGCTTTAGTGAAAATTGCTTATGGGTTGGTGGAAGAAGGGAAGCGATCGAAAGAACCTTCGGTGATGATGGAAGGCACCCGCGCTTTAGGCATTTATGACCATAAAGCCGCCACATCTACCGGTACAGCCTACCGCATCGCCGCTGCACCTGAGCAAATTGGCCGAGTGTTTTCGTGGGATTTATTTAACCCTTGGGCCTGGTGGATGGAGTTGAATTCTACTCACCCCCTCACGGGCAAGCGAGTCCGGGCTCTCAGCACTTATGCCGAACAATTGGGCCTAGATGTGGAATTTGATATGGCCCGGACGGTACGGGAAGGCAATCAACTAAATAAGGGCAAGCTATACGGCAATTTTATCCTGGATTTGGGCTTGTACAGCGCTCCGAGTATCGGCTTTTTTGCTGGTTTGGTTATGGGAGTTTTCTTGAGTGCCGCCGGTTCGTCCCTGGGATTTATTGCCTTTCCCTTAATTGGTTTGGGTATTGGTATCCTCATCAAAACTTTGGTTTCTTATCCCAACTATGGCAACGCTCCGGCTACGGATGTCCTTACTTTGATGTCCGACCCCTACGCTAGTCCTTTGCGGGGTAAACCGGCTCAACTACAAGGGGATTTGATTGGGCGGGGTGATGCTGGTTACGCCTTTGGTTCTGACCTGCAAATGCAAGACCGCACGGGGTTAATGTTCCTCCATTACTGCTCTCGCTTTGGGCCGATCGGTAATTTCCTGTTCGGCATGAAAAAGGCGAAAAGTCTAATTGGGATGCAGGTGCATACTGTAGGTTGGTTCCGGCGGGGAATAGCTCCCTGGATGGACTTAATTGAGTTGCGCAGCGACAGTGGCACGGTGGTAAATAGTTATCACCGCTTCTGGTCGTTCTTAGTGGCAGGTGGCTTAACGTTATTGGGCGTTGTCCTGCTGTTTGTTTAA
- a CDS encoding pentapeptide repeat-containing protein, with translation MNGQELIRRYAAQEGNFPRAMLHQANLAKANLSRINLSGADLSGADLSGADLSGANLQQANLTDADLSGADLTGANLISVNLIGAEAEEANFQGANLMQADLRCANLLGANLNGANMTQAEISGVNLQKAKLVGTDLSGVDMTGVDLTEAQITQVKQAPEMTLYGVSRNWVTWAGHC, from the coding sequence ATGAACGGACAAGAGCTAATCAGAAGATACGCCGCCCAAGAAGGAAATTTTCCCAGAGCCATGTTGCACCAAGCCAACTTGGCCAAAGCTAACCTCAGCCGCATCAACCTCAGCGGCGCCGACCTCAGCGGCGCTGACCTCAGTGGCGCCGACCTCAGCGGCGCCAACTTGCAGCAAGCCAACCTCACAGATGCGGACCTCAGCGGCGCCGACCTCACGGGAGCCAATCTGATCTCAGTGAACCTCATCGGCGCCGAGGCGGAGGAAGCCAACTTCCAGGGAGCCAACCTCATGCAGGCGGATCTGCGCTGTGCCAACTTACTCGGAGCCAACCTCAACGGCGCCAACATGACTCAGGCGGAAATTAGCGGCGTTAACCTGCAAAAGGCAAAACTGGTAGGTACAGACCTGAGCGGGGTGGATATGACGGGGGTGGACCTGACCGAGGCGCAAATAACCCAAGTGAAGCAGGCGCCAGAAATGACTCTCTACGGGGTTTCTCGTAATTGGGTTACTTGGGCCGGTCACTGCTAA
- a CDS encoding YdcF family protein, whose protein sequence is MFELVLVVLLWTTIALFTWWVLGQLIPKIYLTRLGIGLVLTLMVLRFFFPWDVGVANWWQILSLPLKPLGLIFVLILPAATGFKFAKDKDAKLVILKLNVGAVDLLRVALVILLVTANPWISQQLERNLIRSNLSVQPTCQVLGNVPPVDAIVLETETLTRSGQPYRPDRQIERSRDRILAAVREYNRQVSLGNSPLVVVFDRAESVDPRTTEARLLRDELVRGGIPADNIIPRYKVGTVRQSAEDLQRIIPATGDRRVLVVGDDIDSPRAKLAFEKLGFNSIPSSPNLNAKLCQNPTQEPIEITDIVPSAEAMQRTTKVIDEFFTITYYLMRDWV, encoded by the coding sequence ATGTTTGAACTGGTCCTGGTGGTGCTGCTGTGGACGACGATCGCTCTGTTTACCTGGTGGGTACTCGGCCAGCTCATCCCCAAAATTTACCTGACCCGCTTGGGTATTGGTTTGGTATTGACCCTGATGGTCCTGCGCTTTTTCTTCCCTTGGGACGTGGGAGTGGCCAACTGGTGGCAAATTCTGTCTTTGCCCCTCAAACCCCTGGGATTGATTTTTGTCTTGATCCTCCCAGCGGCGACTGGGTTCAAATTCGCCAAAGACAAAGATGCCAAATTAGTGATTTTAAAATTAAATGTCGGTGCGGTAGATTTACTGCGGGTGGCTCTGGTAATTTTACTGGTAACGGCTAACCCCTGGATATCGCAGCAATTGGAACGCAATTTGATTCGGTCTAATTTATCGGTACAGCCAACTTGTCAGGTTCTCGGCAATGTGCCGCCGGTAGATGCCATAGTCCTGGAGACGGAAACCCTCACCCGTTCTGGTCAACCATACCGACCAGACCGGCAAATCGAGCGCAGCCGCGATCGGATCCTCGCCGCAGTCCGGGAATACAACCGCCAGGTCAGCTTGGGCAACTCTCCCCTCGTAGTAGTCTTTGACCGAGCTGAGTCAGTGGACCCCCGCACCACTGAAGCCAGACTCCTACGGGACGAATTAGTGCGCGGTGGCATCCCCGCTGATAATATCATCCCTCGCTATAAAGTCGGGACTGTGCGCCAAAGCGCCGAAGATTTACAAAGAATTATCCCCGCCACAGGCGATCGCCGGGTATTGGTGGTTGGTGATGATATCGACAGTCCCCGCGCCAAGTTAGCATTTGAAAAATTAGGTTTTAACTCTATTCCCAGCAGCCCCAATTTAAACGCTAAACTTTGTCAAAACCCAACACAAGAACCCATAGAAATTACAGACATTGTGCCTAGCGCCGAAGCTATGCAGCGCACCACTAAGGTCATCGATGAATTTTTCACTATTACCTATTACTTAATGCGCGATTGGGTGTGA
- a CDS encoding pentapeptide repeat-containing protein has protein sequence MNDLDRCYQVLGLNPGASLSEVNEAYRDLAFIWHPDRIPKDNQRLLQKAEQKLQEINQAREQLRSLKTQTHRRSPEPAQPAPKPSPPRDVNRHDWHSQNHYQYNRTGSSYYQYTSTKQHQTRKSPPDLSGADFRGADLEEKDFSGRNLSSADLSQANLKDAFLHKVNLTNAKLYQANLFRANLLQACLVKADLRETNLIGADLSGADLSGADLRGAKIGSGDRIFVKFTGAILTGAIMPDGTVHP, from the coding sequence ATGAACGACTTAGACCGGTGCTATCAAGTATTAGGGCTCAATCCCGGAGCCTCCCTATCGGAAGTTAACGAAGCCTACAGAGATTTAGCTTTTATTTGGCATCCCGATCGCATCCCCAAAGACAACCAGAGGCTCCTGCAAAAAGCCGAACAAAAACTCCAAGAAATCAACCAAGCCCGGGAACAATTGCGTTCCCTCAAAACCCAAACCCACCGCAGAAGCCCCGAACCCGCACAACCAGCACCCAAACCATCCCCTCCCAGGGATGTCAACCGGCACGACTGGCATTCCCAAAACCATTACCAATACAACCGCACCGGCAGCTCCTACTACCAATATACATCAACCAAGCAGCATCAAACCAGAAAATCTCCCCCAGACCTCAGCGGCGCCGACTTCCGAGGCGCTGACCTGGAAGAAAAAGACTTTTCCGGGAGAAATCTCAGCAGTGCAGACCTCAGTCAAGCTAATTTAAAAGATGCTTTCCTGCATAAAGTCAACCTCACCAACGCCAAACTTTATCAAGCCAATCTATTTCGCGCCAACCTCCTCCAAGCCTGCTTGGTAAAAGCCGATTTGCGCGAAACCAATTTAATTGGTGCGGACCTCAGCGGCGCCGACCTCAGTGGAGCTGACCTCCGAGGCGCCAAAATTGGCTCTGGAGACCGCATTTTCGTCAAATTCACCGGGGCGATATTAACCGGAGCGATTATGCCTGATGGCACCGTCCACCCTTAG